A genomic region of Balaenoptera acutorostrata chromosome 4, mBalAcu1.1, whole genome shotgun sequence contains the following coding sequences:
- the TOP2B gene encoding DNA topoisomerase 2-beta isoform X3 — protein sequence MAKAGGGGGIGIGAGAGGLGALTWVTLFDQNNAAKKEESETANKNDPSKKLSVERVYQKKTQLEHILLRPDTYIGSVEPLTQLMWVYDEDVGMNCREVTFVPGLYKIFDEILVNAADNKQRDKNMTCIKVSIDPESNIISIWNNGKGIPVVEHKVEKVYVPALIFGQLLTSSNYDDDEKKVTGGRNGYGAKLCNIFSTKFTVETACKEYKHSFKQTWMNNMMKTSEAKIKHFDGEDYTCITFQPDLSKFKMEKLDKDIVALMTRRAYDLAGSCKGVKVMFNGKKLPVNGFRSYVDLYVKDKLDETGVALKVIHELANERWDVCLTLSEKGFQQISFVNSIATTKGGRHVDYVVDQVVGKLIEVVKKKNKAGVSVKPFQVKNHIWVFINCLIENPTFDSQTKENMTLQPKSFGSKCQLSEKFFKAASNCGIVESILNWVKFKAQTQLNKKCSSVKYSKIKGIPKLDDANDAGGRHSLECTLILTEGDSAKSLAVSGLGVIGRDRYGVFPLRGKILNVREASHKQIMENAEINNIIKIVGLQYKKSYDDAESLKTLRYGKIMIMTDQDQDGSHIKGLLINFIHHNWPSLLKHGFLEEFITPIVKASKNKQELSFYSIPEFDEWKKHIENQKAWKIKYYKGLGTSTAKEAKEYFADMERHRILFRYAGPEDDAAITLAFSKKKIDDRKEWLTNFMEDRRQRRLHGLPEQFLYGTATKHLTYNDFINKELILFSNSDNERSIPSLVDGFKPGQRKVLFTCFKRNDKREVKVAQLAGSVAEMSAYHHGEQALMMTIVNLAQNFVGSNNINLLQPIGQFGTRLHGGKDAASPRYIFTMLSSLARLLFPAMDDNLLKFLYDDNQRVEPEWYIPIIPMVLINGAEGIGTGWACKLPNYDAREIVNNVRRMLEGLDPHPMLPNYKNFKGTIQELGQNQYAVSGEIFVVDRNTVEITELPVRTWTQVYKEQVLEPMLNGTDKTPALISDYKEYHTDTTVKFVVKMTEEKLAQAEAAGLHKVFKLQTTLTCNSMVLFDHMGCLKKYETVQDILKEFFDLRLSYYGLRKEWLVGMLGAESTKLNNQARFILEKIQGKITIENRSKKDLIQMLVQRGYESDPVKAWKEAQEKAAEEEETQNQHDDSSSDSGTPSGPDFNYILNMSLWSLTKEKVEELIKQRDAKGREVNDLKRKSPSDLWKEDLAAFVEELDKVEAQEREDVMAGMAGKAIKGKVGKPKVKKLQLEETMPSPFGRRVVPEITAMKADASKKLLKKKKGDLDTTAVKVEFDDEFSGAQVEGVGEEALIPSAPVNKGPKPKRERKEAGTRVRKAPTSSGKPSAKKVKKRNPWSDDESKSESDLEETEPVVIPRDSLLRRAAAERPKYTFDFSEEEDDADEDDDDNDLEELKVKASPMTNDAEDEFVPSDGLDKDEYTFSPGKSTASPEKSSHDKKGQDYGALFSFPSYSQKSEDDSAKFDSNEEDSASVFSPSFGLKQTEKVPSKTVAAKKGKGRGAKKRKASGSENEGDYNPGRKTSKTTSKKPKKTSFDQDSDVDIFPPDFTSEPPSLPRTGRARKEVKYFAESDEEEDVDFVMFN from the exons ACTCTTTTTGATCAGAACAATGCtgcaaaaaaagaagagtcaGAAACTGCAAACAAAAATGATCCTTCAAAGAAGTTGTCTGTCGAGAGAGTGTATCAGAAAAAGACACAACTTGAACATATTCTCCTTCGTCCTGATACGTACATTGGGTCGGTGGAGCCATTGACACAG CTCATGTGGGTGTATGATGAAGACGTAGGAATGAATTGCAGAGAGGTTACCTTTGTGCCGGGTTTGTACAAGATCTTTGATGAAATTTTGG ttAATGCAGCTGACAATAAACAGAGGGATAAGAACATGACCTGTATTAAAGTTTCTATTGATCC TGAATCTAACATTATAAGCATCTGGAATAATGGGAAAGGCATTCCGGTAGTAGAACACAAAGTAGAGAAAGTTTATGTTCCTGCATTAATTTTTGGACAGCTTTTAACATCCAGTAACTATGACGATGATGAGAAAAAAGTAACAG GTGGTCGCAATGGTTATGGTGCAAAACTTTGTAATATTTTCAGTACAAAGTTTACAGTAGAAACTGCTTGCAAAGAATACAAACATAGTTTTAAGCAG acatgGATGAATAATATGATGAAGACTTCTGAAgccaaaattaaacattttgatGGTGAAGATTACACATGCATAACATTCCAACCAGATCTGTCCAAGTTTAAGATGGAGAAACTTGACAAGGACATTGTGGCTCTCATGACCAGAAGAGCTTACGATTTGGCTGGTTCATGCAAAGGAGTCAAGGTTATGTTTAATGGAAAGAAATTGCCT GTAAATGGATTTCGCAGTTATGTAGATCTTTATGTGAAAGACAAGTTGGATGAAACTGGAGTGGCCCTAAAAGTTATTCATGAACTTGCAAATGAAAGATGGGATGTTTGTCTCACACTGAGTGAAAAAGGATTCCAGCAAATCAGCTTTGTAAATAGCATTGCAACAACAAAA gGTGGACGGCATGTGGATTATGTAGTAGACCAAGTTGTTGGTAAACTGATTGAAGtagttaagaaaaagaacaaagctggtgtGTCAGTGAAACCATTTCAA GTAAAAAACCATATATGGGTTTTTATTAACTGCCTTATCGAAAATCCAACTTTTGATTCTCAGACTAAGGAAAACATGACTTTGCAGCCCAAAAGTTTTGGATCCAAATGCCAACTGtcagaaaagttttttaaagca GCCTCTAACTGTGGCATTGTGGAAAGTATCCTGAACTGGGTGAAATTTAAGGCTCAGACGCAGCTGAACAAGAAGTGTTCATCAGTAAAGTACAGTAAAATCAAAGGTATTCCCAAACTGGATGATGCTAATGATGCTG GTGGCAGGCACTCCCTGGAGTGCACGCTGATACTGACGGAAGGGGACTCTGCTAAGTCGCTGGCCGTGTCCGGACTGGGCGTGATTGGGAGGGACAGGTACGGGGTCTTCCCCCTCAGGGGCAAGATCCTCAACGTGCGGGAGGCCTCTCACAAGCAG ATCATGGAGAACGCAGAAATAAACAATATCATTAAGATAGTTGGTCTACAATACAAGAAAAGTTATGATGATGCAGAATCGCTGAAAACCTTACGCTATGGGAAGATTATGATTATGACTGATCAG GATCAAGATGGTTCTCACATAAAAGGCCTGCTTATTAATTTCATCCATCACAATTGGCCATCACTTTTGAAGCATGGTTTTCTTGAAGAGTTCATTACGCCTATTGTAAAG gCTAGCAAAAATAAGCAGGAACTTTCCTTCTATAGTATTCCTGAATTTGATGAGTGGAAAAAACATATAGAAAACCAGAaagcctggaaaataaaatactacaaaG GGTTGGGTACCAGTACAGCTAAGGAAGCCAAGGAATATTTTGCTGATATGGAAAGGCACCGCATCTTATTTAGATATGCTGGTCCTGAAGATGATGCTGCCATTACCTTG GCATTCAGTAAGAAGAAGATCGATGACAGAAAAGAATGGTTAACAAATTTTATGGAAGATCGGAGACAGCGTAGGTTACATGGCTTACCAGAG CAATTTTTATATGGTACAGCAACAAAGCATTTGACTTACAATGATTTCATCAACAAGGAATTGATTCTCTTCTCAAACTCAGACAATGAAAGATCTATACCATCTCTTGTTGATG gctttaaaCCAGGCCAACGAAAGGTTTTATTTACCTGTTTCAAGAGGAATGATAAACGCGAAGTAAAAGTCGCACAGTTGGCTGGATCTGTTGCCGAGATGTCTGCTTATCATCATGGAGAA CAAGCACTGATGATGACTATCGTGAACTTGGCTCAGAACTTTGTGGGGAGTAACAACATTAACTTGCTTCAGCCCATCGGTCAGTTTGGAACTCGGCTTCACGGGGGCAAAGACGCTGCAAGTCCTCGttacattttcacaatgttaag CTCTTTAGCAAGACTGCTTTTCCCTGCTATGGACGACAACCTGCTTAAATTCCTTTATGATGATAATCAACGCGTAGAGCCTGAGTGGTATATTCCCATTATCCCCATggttttaataaatggtgctgagggCATCGGCACAGGATGGGCTTGTAAACTACCCAACTATGATGCTAGGGAGATTGTGAACAACGTCAGACGGATGCTGGAAGGCTTGGATCCTCACCCCATG cTTCCAAACTACAAAAACTTTAAAGGAACAATCCAAGAACTTGGTCAAAACCAATATGCAGTCAGTGGTGAAATATTTGTGGTGGATAGAAACACAGTGGAGATTACAGAGCTTCCCGTTAGAACTTGGACACAG gTATACAAAGAACAGGTTTTAGAACCTATGCTAAATGGAACAGATAAAACACCAGCATTAATTTCTGATTATAAAGAATATCATACTGATACAACTGTGAAATTTGTGGTGAAAATGACTGAAGAGAAACTGGCACAAGCAGAAGCTGCTGGATTGCACAAAGTTTTTAAACTGCAAACTACTCTTACCTGTAATTCCATG GTACTCTTTGATCATATGGGATGTCTGAAGAAGTATGAAACTGTGCAAGACATTTTGAAAGAATTCTTTGATTTACGATTAAGCTATTATGGTTTACGTAAGGAGTGGCTTGTAGGAATGCTGGGAGCAGAATCTACAAAGCTTAACAATCAAGCCCGTTTCATTTTAGAGAAGATACAAGGGAAGATTACTATAG AGAATAGGTCAAAGAAAGATTTGATTCAAATGTTAGTCCAGAGAGGTTATGAATCTGACCCAGTGAAAGCCTGGAAAGAAGCACAAGAAAAG gcagcagaagaggaagaaacacaaaaCCAGCATGATGATAGTTCCTCTGATTCAGGAACTCCTTCAGGCCctgattttaattatattttaaatatgtctcTATGGTCTCTTACTAAAGAAAAAGTTGAAGAACTGATTAAACAGAGAGATGCAAAA GGGCGAGAGGTCAATGATCTTAAAAGAAAATCTCCTTCAGATCTTTGGAAAGAAGATTTAGCAGCATTTGTTGAAGAACTGGAT AAAGTGGAAGCGCAGGAACGAGAAGACGTTATGGCTGGGATGGCTGGAAAAGCAATAAAAGGGAAAGTTGGCAAACCTAAGGTGAAGAAGCTTCAACTGGAAGAGACAATGCCCTCACCTTTCGGGAGAAGAGTAGTTCCTGAAATTACTGCCATGAAGGCAGATGCCAGTAAGAAGttgctgaagaagaaaaag GGTGATCTCGATACCACAGCGGTGAAAGTGGAATTTGATGACGAATTCAGCGGAGCACAGGTAGAAGGTGTGGGAGAAGAGGCACTGATCCCGTCGGCGCCTGTAAACAAAGGTCCCAAACccaaaagggagaggaaggaggctg gtaccAGGGTGAGAAAAGCACCTACATCATCTGGTAAACCCAGCGCAAAGAAAGTGAAGAAACGGAATCCTTGGTCAGACGATGAATCCAAGTCAGAAAGTGACTTGGAAGAAACAGAACCTGTGGTTATTCCGCGAGACTCTTTACTTAGGAGAGCGGCTG CTGAAAGGCCTAAGTACACATTTGATTTCTCAGAAGAGGAGGATGATGCCGATGAGGACGACGACGATAATGACTTAGAGGAGCTGAAGGTGAAAGCGTCTCCCATGACAAACGATGCAGAAGATGAATTTGTCCCTTCCGACGGCCTGGACAAAGATGAGTATACGTTTTCACCAGGCAAATCCACAGCTAGCCCAGA AAAGTCTTCCCATGACAAGAAAGGTCAGGATTACGGGGCTCTCTTCTCATTCCCTTCATACTCTCAGAAGTCAGAAGACG ATTCAGCTAAATTTGACAGTAATGAAGAAGATTCTGCTTCTGTCTTTTCACCATCATTTGGtctgaaacaaacagaaaaagttcCAAGTAAAACAGTAGCTGCTAAAAAGG
- the TOP2B gene encoding DNA topoisomerase 2-beta isoform X1, whose product MAKAGGGGGIGIGAGAGGLGALTWVTLFDQNNAAKKEESETANKNDPSKKLSVERVYQKKTQLEHILLRPDTYIGSVEPLTQLMWVYDEDVGMNCREVTFVPGLYKIFDEILVNAADNKQRDKNMTCIKVSIDPESNIISIWNNGKGIPVVEHKVEKVYVPALIFGQLLTSSNYDDDEKKVTGGRNGYGAKLCNIFSTKFTVETACKEYKHSFKQTWMNNMMKTSEAKIKHFDGEDYTCITFQPDLSKFKMEKLDKDIVALMTRRAYDLAGSCKGVKVMFNGKKLPVNGFRSYVDLYVKDKLDETGVALKVIHELANERWDVCLTLSEKGFQQISFVNSIATTKGGRHVDYVVDQVVGKLIEVVKKKNKAGVSVKPFQVKNHIWVFINCLIENPTFDSQTKENMTLQPKSFGSKCQLSEKFFKAASNCGIVESILNWVKFKAQTQLNKKCSSVKYSKIKGIPKLDDANDAGGRHSLECTLILTEGDSAKSLAVSGLGVIGRDRYGVFPLRGKILNVREASHKQIMENAEINNIIKIVGLQYKKSYDDAESLKTLRYGKIMIMTDQDQDGSHIKGLLINFIHHNWPSLLKHGFLEEFITPIVKASKNKQELSFYSIPEFDEWKKHIENQKAWKIKYYKGLGTSTAKEAKEYFADMERHRILFRYAGPEDDAAITLAFSKKKIDDRKEWLTNFMEDRRQRRLHGLPEQFLYGTATKHLTYNDFINKELILFSNSDNERSIPSLVDGFKPGQRKVLFTCFKRNDKREVKVAQLAGSVAEMSAYHHGEQALMMTIVNLAQNFVGSNNINLLQPIGQFGTRLHGGKDAASPRYIFTMLSSLARLLFPAMDDNLLKFLYDDNQRVEPEWYIPIIPMVLINGAEGIGTGWACKLPNYDAREIVNNVRRMLEGLDPHPMLPNYKNFKGTIQELGQNQYAVSGEIFVVDRNTVEITELPVRTWTQVYKEQVLEPMLNGTDKTPALISDYKEYHTDTTVKFVVKMTEEKLAQAEAAGLHKVFKLQTTLTCNSMVLFDHMGCLKKYETVQDILKEFFDLRLSYYGLRKEWLVGMLGAESTKLNNQARFILEKIQGKITIENRSKKDLIQMLVQRGYESDPVKAWKEAQEKAAEEEETQNQHDDSSSDSGTPSGPDFNYILNMSLWSLTKEKVEELIKQRDAKGREVNDLKRKSPSDLWKEDLAAFVEELDKVEAQEREDVMAGMAGKAIKGKVGKPKVKKLQLEETMPSPFGRRVVPEITAMKADASKKLLKKKKGDLDTTAVKVEFDDEFSGAQVEGVGEEALIPSAPVNKGPKPKRERKEAGTRVRKAPTSSGKPSAKKVKKRNPWSDDESKSESDLEETEPVVIPRDSLLRRAAAERPKYTFDFSEEEDDADEDDDDNDLEELKVKASPMTNDAEDEFVPSDGLDKDEYTFSPGKSTASPEKSSHDKKGQDYGALFSFPSYSQKSEDDSAKFDSNEEDSASVFSPSFGLKQTEKVPSKTVAAKKGKPSLDTTPKPKRTPKQKKVETVNSDSDSEFGVPKKTTAPKGKGRGAKKRKASGSENEGDYNPGRKTSKTTSKKPKKTSFDQDSDVDIFPPDFTSEPPSLPRTGRARKEVKYFAESDEEEDVDFVMFN is encoded by the exons ACTCTTTTTGATCAGAACAATGCtgcaaaaaaagaagagtcaGAAACTGCAAACAAAAATGATCCTTCAAAGAAGTTGTCTGTCGAGAGAGTGTATCAGAAAAAGACACAACTTGAACATATTCTCCTTCGTCCTGATACGTACATTGGGTCGGTGGAGCCATTGACACAG CTCATGTGGGTGTATGATGAAGACGTAGGAATGAATTGCAGAGAGGTTACCTTTGTGCCGGGTTTGTACAAGATCTTTGATGAAATTTTGG ttAATGCAGCTGACAATAAACAGAGGGATAAGAACATGACCTGTATTAAAGTTTCTATTGATCC TGAATCTAACATTATAAGCATCTGGAATAATGGGAAAGGCATTCCGGTAGTAGAACACAAAGTAGAGAAAGTTTATGTTCCTGCATTAATTTTTGGACAGCTTTTAACATCCAGTAACTATGACGATGATGAGAAAAAAGTAACAG GTGGTCGCAATGGTTATGGTGCAAAACTTTGTAATATTTTCAGTACAAAGTTTACAGTAGAAACTGCTTGCAAAGAATACAAACATAGTTTTAAGCAG acatgGATGAATAATATGATGAAGACTTCTGAAgccaaaattaaacattttgatGGTGAAGATTACACATGCATAACATTCCAACCAGATCTGTCCAAGTTTAAGATGGAGAAACTTGACAAGGACATTGTGGCTCTCATGACCAGAAGAGCTTACGATTTGGCTGGTTCATGCAAAGGAGTCAAGGTTATGTTTAATGGAAAGAAATTGCCT GTAAATGGATTTCGCAGTTATGTAGATCTTTATGTGAAAGACAAGTTGGATGAAACTGGAGTGGCCCTAAAAGTTATTCATGAACTTGCAAATGAAAGATGGGATGTTTGTCTCACACTGAGTGAAAAAGGATTCCAGCAAATCAGCTTTGTAAATAGCATTGCAACAACAAAA gGTGGACGGCATGTGGATTATGTAGTAGACCAAGTTGTTGGTAAACTGATTGAAGtagttaagaaaaagaacaaagctggtgtGTCAGTGAAACCATTTCAA GTAAAAAACCATATATGGGTTTTTATTAACTGCCTTATCGAAAATCCAACTTTTGATTCTCAGACTAAGGAAAACATGACTTTGCAGCCCAAAAGTTTTGGATCCAAATGCCAACTGtcagaaaagttttttaaagca GCCTCTAACTGTGGCATTGTGGAAAGTATCCTGAACTGGGTGAAATTTAAGGCTCAGACGCAGCTGAACAAGAAGTGTTCATCAGTAAAGTACAGTAAAATCAAAGGTATTCCCAAACTGGATGATGCTAATGATGCTG GTGGCAGGCACTCCCTGGAGTGCACGCTGATACTGACGGAAGGGGACTCTGCTAAGTCGCTGGCCGTGTCCGGACTGGGCGTGATTGGGAGGGACAGGTACGGGGTCTTCCCCCTCAGGGGCAAGATCCTCAACGTGCGGGAGGCCTCTCACAAGCAG ATCATGGAGAACGCAGAAATAAACAATATCATTAAGATAGTTGGTCTACAATACAAGAAAAGTTATGATGATGCAGAATCGCTGAAAACCTTACGCTATGGGAAGATTATGATTATGACTGATCAG GATCAAGATGGTTCTCACATAAAAGGCCTGCTTATTAATTTCATCCATCACAATTGGCCATCACTTTTGAAGCATGGTTTTCTTGAAGAGTTCATTACGCCTATTGTAAAG gCTAGCAAAAATAAGCAGGAACTTTCCTTCTATAGTATTCCTGAATTTGATGAGTGGAAAAAACATATAGAAAACCAGAaagcctggaaaataaaatactacaaaG GGTTGGGTACCAGTACAGCTAAGGAAGCCAAGGAATATTTTGCTGATATGGAAAGGCACCGCATCTTATTTAGATATGCTGGTCCTGAAGATGATGCTGCCATTACCTTG GCATTCAGTAAGAAGAAGATCGATGACAGAAAAGAATGGTTAACAAATTTTATGGAAGATCGGAGACAGCGTAGGTTACATGGCTTACCAGAG CAATTTTTATATGGTACAGCAACAAAGCATTTGACTTACAATGATTTCATCAACAAGGAATTGATTCTCTTCTCAAACTCAGACAATGAAAGATCTATACCATCTCTTGTTGATG gctttaaaCCAGGCCAACGAAAGGTTTTATTTACCTGTTTCAAGAGGAATGATAAACGCGAAGTAAAAGTCGCACAGTTGGCTGGATCTGTTGCCGAGATGTCTGCTTATCATCATGGAGAA CAAGCACTGATGATGACTATCGTGAACTTGGCTCAGAACTTTGTGGGGAGTAACAACATTAACTTGCTTCAGCCCATCGGTCAGTTTGGAACTCGGCTTCACGGGGGCAAAGACGCTGCAAGTCCTCGttacattttcacaatgttaag CTCTTTAGCAAGACTGCTTTTCCCTGCTATGGACGACAACCTGCTTAAATTCCTTTATGATGATAATCAACGCGTAGAGCCTGAGTGGTATATTCCCATTATCCCCATggttttaataaatggtgctgagggCATCGGCACAGGATGGGCTTGTAAACTACCCAACTATGATGCTAGGGAGATTGTGAACAACGTCAGACGGATGCTGGAAGGCTTGGATCCTCACCCCATG cTTCCAAACTACAAAAACTTTAAAGGAACAATCCAAGAACTTGGTCAAAACCAATATGCAGTCAGTGGTGAAATATTTGTGGTGGATAGAAACACAGTGGAGATTACAGAGCTTCCCGTTAGAACTTGGACACAG gTATACAAAGAACAGGTTTTAGAACCTATGCTAAATGGAACAGATAAAACACCAGCATTAATTTCTGATTATAAAGAATATCATACTGATACAACTGTGAAATTTGTGGTGAAAATGACTGAAGAGAAACTGGCACAAGCAGAAGCTGCTGGATTGCACAAAGTTTTTAAACTGCAAACTACTCTTACCTGTAATTCCATG GTACTCTTTGATCATATGGGATGTCTGAAGAAGTATGAAACTGTGCAAGACATTTTGAAAGAATTCTTTGATTTACGATTAAGCTATTATGGTTTACGTAAGGAGTGGCTTGTAGGAATGCTGGGAGCAGAATCTACAAAGCTTAACAATCAAGCCCGTTTCATTTTAGAGAAGATACAAGGGAAGATTACTATAG AGAATAGGTCAAAGAAAGATTTGATTCAAATGTTAGTCCAGAGAGGTTATGAATCTGACCCAGTGAAAGCCTGGAAAGAAGCACAAGAAAAG gcagcagaagaggaagaaacacaaaaCCAGCATGATGATAGTTCCTCTGATTCAGGAACTCCTTCAGGCCctgattttaattatattttaaatatgtctcTATGGTCTCTTACTAAAGAAAAAGTTGAAGAACTGATTAAACAGAGAGATGCAAAA GGGCGAGAGGTCAATGATCTTAAAAGAAAATCTCCTTCAGATCTTTGGAAAGAAGATTTAGCAGCATTTGTTGAAGAACTGGAT AAAGTGGAAGCGCAGGAACGAGAAGACGTTATGGCTGGGATGGCTGGAAAAGCAATAAAAGGGAAAGTTGGCAAACCTAAGGTGAAGAAGCTTCAACTGGAAGAGACAATGCCCTCACCTTTCGGGAGAAGAGTAGTTCCTGAAATTACTGCCATGAAGGCAGATGCCAGTAAGAAGttgctgaagaagaaaaag GGTGATCTCGATACCACAGCGGTGAAAGTGGAATTTGATGACGAATTCAGCGGAGCACAGGTAGAAGGTGTGGGAGAAGAGGCACTGATCCCGTCGGCGCCTGTAAACAAAGGTCCCAAACccaaaagggagaggaaggaggctg gtaccAGGGTGAGAAAAGCACCTACATCATCTGGTAAACCCAGCGCAAAGAAAGTGAAGAAACGGAATCCTTGGTCAGACGATGAATCCAAGTCAGAAAGTGACTTGGAAGAAACAGAACCTGTGGTTATTCCGCGAGACTCTTTACTTAGGAGAGCGGCTG CTGAAAGGCCTAAGTACACATTTGATTTCTCAGAAGAGGAGGATGATGCCGATGAGGACGACGACGATAATGACTTAGAGGAGCTGAAGGTGAAAGCGTCTCCCATGACAAACGATGCAGAAGATGAATTTGTCCCTTCCGACGGCCTGGACAAAGATGAGTATACGTTTTCACCAGGCAAATCCACAGCTAGCCCAGA AAAGTCTTCCCATGACAAGAAAGGTCAGGATTACGGGGCTCTCTTCTCATTCCCTTCATACTCTCAGAAGTCAGAAGACG ATTCAGCTAAATTTGACAGTAATGAAGAAGATTCTGCTTCTGTCTTTTCACCATCATTTGGtctgaaacaaacagaaaaagttcCAAGTAAAACAGTAGCTGCTAAAAAGG